The Raphanus sativus cultivar WK10039 chromosome 6, ASM80110v3, whole genome shotgun sequence sequence GAAGTGGAGGATCTAAGTCAGAGTAGAATGGAGGAAAGTGTGGAAGAAAAACTGAAAGAGAATAAGAGGGGAAGAAGACAGCATCTTCCTAGGCAATCAAAGATCAACCATAAAGTAGTTCAAGGTAGAGGGGGTTCCACTAAAAATCTCTAATGGGGGGTTTCTTTTGGAATATAAGAGGCTTCAACAAATCTACAAAACATGGAGTGGTGCGAAGCTGGGTGAGGAATAATAATTTTCAGTTTGGTTGTCTTATTGAAACTAGAGTAAAGGAGAAGAAAGCTAAGGAGATTGTATCAAGTGTGTTTCAGGGTTGGGATTTCATGGCAAACTATGAGCATAATCATTTAGGAAGATTATGGGTGGTTTGGGAGCAATCAGTAAGAATGACACCGGTCTACAAAAGTGATCAGCTTATTACTGTTTCAGTTCTGTTGCCGGGAGAGTCAGAAGAGTTTTTTTGTTCGTTTGTTTATGCTTTGAATACAGTGGAAGAGAGGAGAATTTTGTGGGAGGATATTAAGAATCACTACGAAGCGCCAATGTTCAGAAGTAAGAGATGGATGATTATGGGAGATTATAATGAGATTCTGGAGGGTAATGAGCATTCGGGTTTTGAGAATTTATCTAGGAACCCAGTTGGTATGAGGGAGTTTCAGGAGGTTGCAAATTTCTGCAGATTAACGGACATGGGGTTTCAAGGTCCGTTACTCACATGGTGCaataagagagaagaaggaTTGATTTGCAAAAAACTCGACAGAGTTTTAGTAAATGAAGTTTGGTTAAATAAGTTGGATGCTTACTGTGTTTTTGAAGCGGGGGGTTGCTCTGATCATCTTCGCTGTAGAATCCAGTTAGAGAAagaagaggagaggagaaggaaaCCTTTTAAGTTCACCAATGCTCTTGCAAAGTTTCCGGAATTTCTTCCTTTGATTGAAGATCACTGGAGAAATCATGAGCCTCTGTTCAATTCAACATCTGCAATGTTTCTGCTAACTAAACGGCTTAAGACTCTGAAGCAGCCGCTTAGGGAACTAAGTAAACTAAAGTTGGGAGACTTATCGAGAAGAACTAAAGAAGCATACAACTTCCTATGTCTGAAGCAGAAGGAGACGTTGGTTAATCCAACAGCTGAGAACATTAAAGTGGAGGGTAAAGCTTATAAAAATTGGCAGAGGCTGGCTGATTTGGAGGAAGATTATCTGAAGCAAAAATCTAAACTACACTGGTTGGATGTAGGTGATGGGAACAATAGAGTGTTCCACAATGCAGCGAAAATAAGAGAGGTTCGTAATACAATTCATGAGATTCAATGCTCTGATGGAAGGATAGCAAAAAACAAAGAGGAGATAAAGGTAGAagctgtttctttttttgagaaCTTCATGTCTGAGCAACCTGATGAGTTTGATGGATCGACTGTGGAAAGACTCAGAGATCTGTTGGGGTTCCAGTGTAGTGAGATAGATTGCGAGAAGCTGATAAAAGATGTCTCTAAGGAGGAGATCAAAtgtattttattcaaaatgccGGGTAGTAAAGCACCAGGGCCTGATGGTTATACTTCAGAATTTTTCAAAGAGTCTTGGGCAGTGATTGGTGATGATATTACGGTGGCAGTTCAGTCCTTCTTTGATAAAGGCTTCCTGCCAAAAGGTATAAACTCAACTATATTGGCTTTGGTCCCGAAGAAATCAGAAGCGAAGGTGATGAGAGACTACAGGCCTATATCCTGCTGTAATGTCTTGTACAAGCTGATATCAAAGATCTTAGCAAAGAGATTAAAAGGGATTCTTCCAAAGTGCATCACTTGGAACCAGTCTGCCTTCATAAAAGAGAGATTGCTTATGGAGAATGTCCTACTAGCTACTGAGCTAGTGAAGGATTATCACAAGGAAACAATCTCACCTAGATGTGCTATGAAGATAGACATCTCCAAGGCATTTGACTCGGTGCAATGGACGTTTCTCATTAACACTTTGAAAGCTCTCGGGTTACCAGAGAGGTTCATTCATTGGATTTCGCTCTGTATAACTACTGCATCCTTCTCAGTTCAAGTGAACGGCGAGCTAGCAGGCTACTTTCAAAGCAAGAGGGGTTTACGCCAAGGTTGTTCACTATCTCCGTATCTATTTGTGATATGCATGAATGTTTTATCAAGGATGATAGATGAAGCTGCTAAGAAGGGTAAGATTGGTTTCCATCCAAAGTGTAAGAACATAGATTTGACGCATCTATGCTTTGCAGATGATCTTATGATCTTTGCGGATGGAACGAAGAGATCTGTTGAGGAAATACTGCGAGTTTTTGATGCATTTGATAAGATGTCAGGTCTTCGAATAAGTCTGGAGAAGTCTACATTGTTCCTGGCAGGAGTCTCAGCCCAGAAGCAAGATGAAATCCTCAGTCACTTCCCTTTTGAATCAGGTAGTCTCCCTGTGCGTTATTTAGGTCTCCCACTTCTGACAAAGAACATGACGGTCCTAGACTACATGCCATTGATAGAAAAGATCAGGAAGAGAATTAGTTCTTGGACTGGTAGATTTCTTTCTTACGCGGGTAGGCTCCAATTGATAAAGTCAGTAATCACTAGTTTGGCAAACTTCTGGATGGCAGCCTTTAGACTTCCTAGTGGTTGCATAAAGGAAATTGAGAGGCTTTGCTCTGCTTTTCTTTGGTCGGGAACGGAGTTAAATAATAGGAAAGCAAAAGTATCGTGGGCAGATATATGTAGTACGAAGCAAGAGGGAGGGTTGGGGCTAAGAAGACTGAAAGAAGTTAACACTGTGAGCTGCTTGAAGCTCATATGGAGAATACTCTCTTCAAATTCGATGTGGGTGAATTGGGTGAAGATCTACTTGATCAGGAAAAGCTCAATCTGGATGGTTAAGGAAAATACACAAAGCGGTTCATGGATGTGGAAGAAGATTTTGAAGTGCAGGGACCTTGCAAAAAGAATGTATAAAGTTGAAGTTAAAAATGGGAAGAAGACTTCTTTTTGGTTTGAGAACTGGTCATCAATGGGATGTTTGAAGGATATTTTGAGTGATGGTAGCCGGATTGATTTGGGGATCCTTTCTACTGCGACAGTAGAGGAGAGTTGGAGTCATAGGCGAAGATCTCACCGTGTTCTGATTCTAAATAAAGTGGAAGATGAAATAGTGAGAAGTAGAAGAAGTAGAGTGAACGAAGAGGATGTTTCACTATGGATGAATGGGAAAAGTCAGAGTAAAAAGATCTTCTCCTCAAAGGAAACTTGGGAGTACATAAGAGTGAAACATCAGCTTTGTAACTGGCATCATGCAGTGTGGTTCAAGTATTCAACGCCAAAGTATTCATTCATTCTTTGGACGGCGATGAAAGGCAGACTTGCAACAGGAGAGCGGATGAGAAGTTGGAGTGGAAATACAAATGTGGCTTGTGTGCTTTGCAGTGAACCGTTGGAAACACTT is a genomic window containing:
- the LOC130495492 gene encoding uncharacterized protein LOC130495492 is translated as MGGFFWNIRGFNKSTKHGVVRSWVRNNNFQFGCLIETRVKEKKAKEIVSSVFQGWDFMANYEHNHLGRLWVVWEQSVRMTPVYKSDQLITVSVLLPGESEEFFCSFVYALNTVEERRILWEDIKNHYEAPMFRSKRWMIMGDYNEILEGNEHSGFENLSRNPVGMREFQEVANFCRLTDMGFQGPLLTWCNKREEGLICKKLDRVLVNEVWLNKLDAYCVFEAGGCSDHLRCRIQLEKEEERRRKPFKFTNALAKFPEFLPLIEDHWRNHEPLFNSTSAMFLLTKRLKTLKQPLRELSKLKLGDLSRRTKEAYNFLYLEEDYLKQKSKLHWLDVGDGNNRVFHNAAKIREVRNTIHEIQCSDGRIAKNKEEIKVEAIKSPGPDGYTSEFFKESWAVIGDDITVAVQSFFDKGFLPKGINSTILALVPKKSEAKVMRDYRPISCCNVLYKLISKILAKRLKGILPKCITWNQSAFIKERLLMENVLLATELVKDYHKETISPRCAMKIDISKAFDSVQWTFLINTLKALGLPERFIHWISLCITTASFSVQVNGELAGYFQSKRGLRQGCSLSPYLFVICMNVLSRMIDEAAKKGKIGFHPKCKNIDLTHLCFADDLMIFADGTKRSVEEILRVFDAFDKMSGLRISLEKSTLFLAGVSAQKQDEILSHFPFESGSLPVRYLGLPLLTKNMTVLDYMPLIEKIRKRISSWTGRFLSYAGRLQLIKSVITSLANFWMAAFRLPSGCIKEIERLCSAFLWSGTELNNRKAKVSWADICSTKQEGGLGLRRLKEVNTVSCLKLIWRILSSNSMWVNWVKIYLIRKSSIWMVKENTQSGSWMWKKILKCRDLAKRMYKVEVKNGKKTSFWFENWSSMGCLKDILSDGSRIDLGILSTATVEESWSHRRRSHRVLILNKVEDEIVRSRRSRVNEEDVSLWMNGKSQSKKIFSSKETWEYIRVKHQLCNWHHAVWFKYSTPKYSFILWTAMKGRLATGERMRSWSGNTNVACVLCSEPLETLEHLFFECDYSSLIWEALMKGILKDQFTVKWGELIRMMRDLTRGRLHLFILKYMFQASVYMLWRERNRRRHGEVGVPAALLVKLLDKNMRNKFTLIQRKGDSEIGRGMQYWFQNR